The region tatttacagACAGCAGTGATAATTATAAGCTGCTCTCAGACAGCAGCAGAGGAGCTGGAGGAAACTACACTGTCAGTTCTGCTGCtctaaaacacacaggagtttatgtgtgcagagcagagagagagaaaacagccTATAACACAACCTACAGTAACAAACAACCACTATGGGTCACTGGTGAGTTCAAATACCAGGAGGAATCAAATTTTCTTGGATCTTTTCAAAGGTTGATGTACtatgaaaacatactgtaaGTTTCAGAATTCAGACCTTCCTCCCCAGTACACAACATGTTTGATGAAGAACTGATTGTCTTCTCAGGTGTTTCTCCTCCAGTGTCTCTGATCATCAGTCCCAGCAGAACTCAACACTtcacatctgtctctctctctctgagctgtGAGGACCAGAGTAACTCTGATAGATGGACAGTGAGAAGATACACAGACAGTGAACAGCTGGAAGGTTGTTCATCATCAGTGTGGGGATCACAAACAGGATCTAAATGTACAATCAGCTCCACCATCACATCAGACACTGGAGTGTACTGGTGTCACTCTGAATCTGGAGAGAACAGTCATCCTGTTAATATCACTGTACACTGTGAGTctgtgtttaaatgtgtttttatttatgtttttattattgtcacCAAATTGTTGATATAATCTTATTATTTGTAATCAGCACGTTTCCTCTGTTCTGTATCTGGTGTGATTCTGGATAGTCTTGTTCATCATGtgaagaatattaaaatgttcctgtatcatttacatcatgtaaatctaaatatatgtaTCTCATCTTCAGCAGCCTCAGGATCTGATGGTTTCAATCTCATGATAATTGGAGTGACTGCAGGACTGACTGTCACATTTTTGATCATTGTCTTCTTGGTCCTGCTGTGGCGCTACAGAAACAACAAAGGTTCATCATCTGCCATATTACAATTCACTGACACATTTGCAGACTTTTGCTCTGTTCCCAAACCTTGTGAGTTTTTTTCAGGTTGGGAGACCAACTTAAACAcactttagtttatttattcagtactgaAAAGTActcataaaattacaataaatattcatgTCATATTTGAAGTCAAGTTCTCCATCCTCTCCATCAATATTTGTACGATGCACAAGTAACTTCATAGATAAAGTGCTCCAAATAAGTAATTTATCACATTTTGCTTCAGTTAGGATACTCCCTACATAGGCAGTGAAGCAGCTCACTGGGTTTTGGAACAGATCTAATGTGTGGTGAAGATTCTCATATCATgaatattattgtgttttatttttgaacccctttttctttagaatatttacatattcattttatgtttGATTAGGAGGAAGATCTCAGTCTCCCTCTAGTGTCAGTCAACAGCAGAACAGCAGTCAGACATCAGAGCAGAACCAGAGTGAAACAGGAAACAACACACTGCTGTCTGGTCAGTCTTTACCTGTTAACCATTAATAAACACCAATAAATCTTTACAAGACTGAGActgaatacaattaaaaataactttcaaCTAACAGAACAGATCTGTTAACTAAATAACAATAGATAACTAAATAACAATTCACTCTTCTAAAGTTTAACATGATTTGTGATATTTCGATTAgacttcatttgttttattttgttatcagTAACAACAAGTAACAGTAACAACTGCATAACAAAATATATCTTATGTAATTTACAATGTTAATAGCACATTAAATAGCTGAGttattttttaagtcactgTCAACATGAAAACAGTATTTTCTAAATTCATAAGatgcattatttattacagGAACTGCTCATATTTATGACACTGTTGATGCAACAAATAATAAAGACATAAGCACAGGTAACTAATGATGTTACAGAAGGTAATTATGTCATGTTGATCATTTACTAAGGCAGTAGTTCTTTTCTAAATAATTGAATCCATCTTTGTTTTACATTTCACTGTGACATTTGCAGAgcaaactcatttaaaacaaatgtcttATTCCTTTCTCTGTTGTTCAGATGGACCTGCTGAAGTCACCTATGCTGAGATTGAACTCAAATCTACagagaaacagaagaaaaaaggagaaaacaaaggtaaactgaaaacaaaagtcGCACCTTTCACATGTCACGTCAAGTCAAGTAAAAGCCCCTTTGATTTTAATTTCTCTCAGATCAGTAAATAGTAGCAAAAACCACCACAGTATTTTCCCAAACACATGTTTGCAGCTCTTCACTGTGAAATTCTGATCCATTAAGGTCACTGCATGcaaattacaatacattttgaGGTCATTTGGTCAGAcatgtaaaatttttaaaaattaaaaaaaattaaaagttttaaatttattttattctctcTGTGGAAGGGGTAGAGATTgtctaaatgtatttcatatCACCGTTGGACACACAGTAAGCACTAGTGACATTAACTGTTGGCATCTTTTAGGGAAAACCAGTGAAAGTTCTGACACTGTTTACTCTAAACTGAATCTGGTGACACATCAAGGTGAGTGTCAAAGTACAACCATCAGTCACAATTCACAAGGAGCCACTGAAAACTGCATCTATAAACATTGTTAAGAATTtaagaacaaaatgaaatatgtaaaaaatgaaacttttaaagtaatttctatattttcagATGCTGGATCTAATGATGTGACGTATGCTCAGGTTAAAAAGACGCCTAGAGGAGAAACGTTAAAATGACATGATAATGCTGATGAGTTTACTGTATGTTGAGAAGGGCTGGAGAATGAGCAGGATCATCAATGCTTTAACATCTTTATGATACTGAACACTTGATGGCAACAGATTTATCAGTACTTACTATTAGTGACGCAAACCTTCATGTGTTTCAATGAGGCATGTTGATCTTTGAAAATCAATGAGCAAGGTAGATGATCTTTTAGTGCTGCACAGTGTTTATTCTTATTGGTTGATGCCTTGTTACACTAAAGGAGACAAAATTTTCAGCTTAAGGctgaatattaattttaattcatttttcctGAATGTTGTTAAGTGACCAAGtttgcttttgtgtgtgtgtgtgtatgtgtgtgtatgtcatcttgatttaaaatgtatttgtaacatGGTAATAGACAACCTGGAAATACCAGgcaattttaaaattgtgactTCCAGGTCTGGAAGAGTTTTCTTTaaagtaaatgtatataatgaatataatttttttctagcTATGCTcaactgtaaaatgtttaattgtctAGAAATAGCTCTTTGTTTGAGCAGtcttctgattttaaaaatcctaatTTGGCAATAACAACTCattaaaaaacaatggaaaagccatTTCAGAATACAATTATACGCtctaatttagtaattttactgtagtttgaaatatatttatatttttatcttcAATGagaaatagtaataaatattcataattatgtATGTTATTTCAGATAGGGTGCAGCATAGGCATGATCAGTTTGATCATCAGAGAAACAATGCTATACACACATTAGTTTTTACCATTGAACAAGATAAAACAGgaaattttaacatttcaaaaaacaaattttctttATAGAAATGACTTCCATATTTGTATAATGTCTTGAGAGTATTAACCAATCAATAagaaattttcagttttagcttgCAGATGAGTTTAGATCTAGATTGTTCTGTATTCTTAAAGGTTACATCAGGTTACAAAGCCTTTTAACTGTTGTGAAAGTTTCAATTTATCTTGTGTTTATGTGTATGAATACCCCTATGTGAGTGTGatctttagattttaaaaactgCTTATTCAGTAACAACAAATAACTTATGGAAACCCATTAATTGGTCAAAAGTATTTGACTTCTGTTGTAGTTTGCTTGTTGTTCTTAGttagaaatgaaaataattgttcACAATTATAATTACAAACTGTTGCTTTGCTGTAATATACTTcttgtttatacattttttgcaataaaataagATCTAACTGCTACAAAGCTAGTATGTAGCTAGTATGTGGGAGCAACTTGGTCATCatcactgactgactgttgctgctccctctgctgcttcactggtaacttcctgtttggtggccattttaaggaggcctaaaccaaacaggcttcgcgaagtattgttttgctcatgcggactctaccaagcggttTTCCCTGTTTCCTTTcccctgtttttgtcattgccacggttttgtttattgtcatagttttgcttttgtttcatgccatagttctgtctagttttGCCATCGTtctttgccttgtttatttgttacttttcggactgctctctttggttttggactctgcctgtttactGGATTTACGCTCTCGccttgccctggatattactgtttgtttgtttatcgaccctgcctgtcttgactacgatctgttattaaaagctcgcacttggatcttatacGCTTCTGACGAGTCctcattacagaatacttcgcctaccaaagatccagcggcttCTACACAGATCACACCATGGACCCAGCATCACGCCTCTTCCGCCTTCGCCAAGGTAACAGGCCCATTGAGGATTATGTCACCGATTTCTGTGAGCTATGCTATTTGGTTCCTTTTAATGACGTGGCGCTTAAAGACATTTTCCGCTATGGATTAGATGATCCAATTCAGTCCTGCCTACC is a window of Labeo rohita strain BAU-BD-2019 unplaced genomic scaffold, IGBB_LRoh.1.0 scaffold_1038, whole genome shotgun sequence DNA encoding:
- the LOC127157322 gene encoding uncharacterized protein LOC127157322, translating into MDHVKWLTEGDPVTLICEVYGSSTGWTFSWFTLTVSSDSSDNYKLLSDSSRGAGGNYTVSSAALKHTGVYVCRAEREKTAYNTTYSNKQPLWVTGVSPPVSLIISPSRTQHFTSVSLSLSCEDQSNSDRWTVRRYTDSEQLEGCSSSVWGSQTGSKCTISSTITSDTGVYWCHSESGENSHPVNITVHSASGSDGFNLMIIGVTAGLTVTFLIIVFLVLLWRYRNNKGGRSQSPSSVSQQQNSSQTSEQNQSETGNNTLLSGTAHIYDTVDATNNKDISTVTYAEIELKSTEKQKKKGENKGKTSESSDTVYSKLNLVTHQDAGSNDVTYAQVKKTPRGETLK